The Bacteroidota bacterium genome has a window encoding:
- the hflX gene encoding GTPase HflX, producing MSKHLHPTGRKQETAVLIGLLQKGQSDRQLTEYLDELAFLTETAGALTLRRFSQKLDAPDSKTFIGSGKLNEIRDFIAEHKVDLAVFDDELSGTQIRNIEKVLNCRVLDRSNLILDIFAKRARSAQAKAQVELAQYQYLLPRLTRMWTHLEKQRGGIGMRGPGESEIETDRRAIRDRLARLKEQLRAIEKQSATQRKQRGEFVRVALVGYTNVGKSTLMNLLSKSDVFAENKLFATLDTTVRKVVYDRIPFLLSDTVGFIRKLPHGLIESFKSTLDEVREADVLLHVVDISHPQFEDQIAVVKETLAELGTADKPTLMVFNKIDAYHYVPKEEDDLTPETKENLSLEEFKKSWMSQLGEQCVFISAANRTNIDELRLRLTSMVKEIHLVRYPNYLGSEQ from the coding sequence CAGGAAACTGCGGTGCTCATCGGCCTACTGCAGAAAGGACAATCGGACCGGCAGTTGACCGAATACCTCGACGAGCTGGCCTTCCTGACGGAGACGGCCGGCGCCCTCACACTGCGTCGCTTTTCCCAAAAGCTGGACGCGCCCGACTCCAAGACCTTCATCGGCAGCGGCAAGCTGAACGAGATCCGTGATTTCATCGCCGAACACAAGGTCGATCTGGCGGTCTTCGACGACGAACTGAGCGGCACACAGATCCGCAACATCGAAAAGGTGTTGAACTGCCGCGTGCTCGACCGCAGCAACCTCATCCTCGACATCTTCGCCAAGCGTGCCCGCAGCGCACAGGCCAAGGCACAGGTGGAGCTGGCGCAATACCAGTACCTTCTCCCCCGCCTTACCCGCATGTGGACGCACCTCGAGAAGCAACGCGGCGGCATCGGGATGCGCGGTCCGGGCGAATCGGAAATTGAAACAGACCGTCGGGCCATCCGGGACCGACTGGCCCGCCTGAAGGAACAGTTGCGCGCGATCGAAAAGCAAAGCGCCACCCAGCGCAAGCAACGCGGAGAATTCGTGCGCGTGGCCCTGGTGGGTTATACGAACGTCGGGAAATCCACGCTGATGAACCTGCTCAGCAAAAGCGACGTCTTTGCCGAGAACAAATTGTTCGCCACACTGGACACCACCGTTCGCAAGGTGGTATACGACCGGATCCCGTTCCTGCTCTCCGATACGGTGGGATTCATCCGGAAGCTGCCGCACGGACTGATCGAATCGTTCAAATCAACGCTCGACGAAGTTCGGGAAGCGGACGTGTTGTTGCACGTGGTCGACATCTCCCATCCGCAGTTCGAGGACCAGATCGCCGTGGTAAAAGAAACCCTGGCCGAACTGGGTACGGCCGACAAGCCCACCCTGATGGTGTTCAACAAGATCGACGCCTATCATTATGTACCGAAGGAAGAAGACGATCTGACGCCCGAAACGAAAGAGAACCTTTCGCTGGAAGAATTCAAAAAAAGCTGGATGAGCCAGTTGGGCGAGCAATGCGTATTCATCTCCGCCGCCAATCGGACCAATATCGACGAGTTGCGACTACGCCTTACTTCGATGGTGAAGGAGATACATTTGGTGCGGTATCCGAATTATTTGGGGAGTGAACAGTGA
- a CDS encoding DsrE family protein, with protein sequence MLLLCGCMLLLAGEGIAQTSQRKAVVDLSSGDTAVMSVTLRQLRNFRNADPQAQLELVCHGPAVKLLMTDSTFFREQVVSLKKEQVEFKACGNSMKRMNIKAEQLLPESDVVPAAIIELSDKQQEGWSYIKAGR encoded by the coding sequence ATGCTTCTGCTTTGCGGGTGCATGCTGCTGCTGGCCGGCGAGGGCATTGCTCAAACCAGTCAGCGCAAAGCGGTGGTCGACCTCTCCAGCGGAGACACGGCGGTGATGTCGGTCACGCTACGGCAACTTCGCAACTTCCGTAATGCCGACCCGCAGGCGCAACTGGAACTTGTCTGCCATGGCCCGGCGGTGAAACTGCTCATGACCGACAGCACTTTTTTTCGTGAACAAGTCGTCAGCCTTAAAAAGGAACAGGTGGAGTTCAAAGCCTGCGGCAACTCGATGAAACGCATGAACATCAAAGCGGAGCAACTGCTACCCGAATCCGACGTGGTCCCCGCCGCCATCATCGAACTCAGCGACAAACAACAAGAAGGCTGGAGCTACATCAAAGCCGGCCGATAA